In a single window of the Populus alba chromosome 16, ASM523922v2, whole genome shotgun sequence genome:
- the LOC118056118 gene encoding wound-induced protein 1, whose product MSANDAVVLAKPVSDLNAEMQNKAIVDALYKGLSNGEMETVARFIASDLEWWFHGPPKCQHMMRMLTGESSQTKFRFEPRNIEAIGDCVIMEGWEGAQVYWVHVWTLKDGVITQFREYFNTWLTVTDISSHGWKIRLENHTLWQSHPRDLFNRSLPGLVLGI is encoded by the coding sequence atGTCTGCCAATGACGCCGTCGTATTGGCCAAGCCGGTATCCGATTTGAATGCAGAAATGCAGAACAAGGCTATTGTTGATGCACTATACAAGGGATTATCAAATGGTGAGATGGAGACGGTGGCCAGATTCATTGCAAGTGACCTAGAATGGTGGTTCCATGGACCTCCAAAATGCCAACACATGATGAGAATGCTCACAGGGGAGTCGAGCCAGACCAAGTTCAGGTTCGAGCCTAGAAACATAGAGGCCATTGGTGATTGTGTGATCATGGAGGGCTGGGAGGGTGCACAAGTTTACTGGGTCCATGTATGGACCTTGAAAGATGGTGTGATCACACAATTCAGAGAGTACTTCAATACATGGCTCACAGTGACAGATATTAGCTCACATGGTTGGAAAATTAGGCTTGAGAACCACACCTTGTGGCAGAGCCACCCTAGAGACCTCTTTAACCGCTCATTGCCTGGTCTTGTTCTGGGAATTTAG